A region from the Microvirgula aerodenitrificans DSM 15089 genome encodes:
- a CDS encoding 3'-5' exonuclease, which translates to MHAVLAFDIETIPDISGLRAIHDLSPDMPDTDVAEWALQRQRARNGSDFLPHHLHRAVAISCVLRWGQDKLHIATLGSADSSERDMIAAFFALVEKYTPQLVSWNGGGFDLPALQYRALINGIAAPRYWDQGDGDYADSRDFKWNNYISRYHSRHLDLMDVMALYQPRASAPLDDIARLCGFPGKLGMDGSKVWQAFQDGRINDIRDYCETDAANTYLVFLRFQLLRGALSPDEYAAEVARVRDWVAQQAGDHPHWQAFAGAWPAEGRPV; encoded by the coding sequence ATGCACGCCGTTCTCGCCTTCGACATCGAAACCATCCCCGACATCTCCGGCCTGCGCGCCATCCACGACCTGTCGCCGGACATGCCCGACACCGACGTGGCCGAATGGGCCTTGCAGCGCCAGCGCGCCAGGAACGGCTCGGATTTCCTGCCGCATCACCTGCACCGGGCGGTGGCGATTTCCTGCGTGCTGCGCTGGGGTCAGGACAAGCTGCACATTGCCACGCTCGGCAGCGCCGACAGCAGCGAGCGCGACATGATCGCCGCGTTTTTCGCCCTGGTGGAAAAGTACACGCCGCAGCTGGTCAGCTGGAACGGCGGCGGCTTCGACCTGCCCGCGCTGCAGTACCGTGCGCTGATCAACGGCATTGCCGCGCCGCGCTACTGGGACCAGGGCGACGGCGACTACGCCGACAGCCGCGATTTCAAGTGGAACAACTACATCAGCCGCTATCACTCCCGCCATCTGGACCTGATGGACGTCATGGCGCTGTACCAGCCGCGCGCCAGTGCGCCGCTGGACGACATCGCCAGGCTGTGCGGTTTCCCCGGCAAGCTCGGCATGGACGGCAGCAAGGTCTGGCAGGCCTTTCAGGACGGCCGGATCAACGATATCCGCGACTACTGCGAAACCGACGCAGCCAACACCTATCTGGTATTCCTCCGCTTCCAGCTGCTGCGCGGCGCGCTGTCGCCCGACGAGTACGCGGCAGAAGTCGCCCGCGTCCGCGACTGGGTCGCGCAGCAGGCCGGCGACCATCCGCACTGGCAGGCGTTTGCCGGTGCCTGGCCGGCAGAGGGTCGGCCAGTCTGA